In Streptomyces sp. NBC_00569, a single genomic region encodes these proteins:
- the asnB gene encoding asparagine synthase (glutamine-hydrolyzing), giving the protein MCGITGWVSFDRDLRASADTLDAMTQTMECRGPDDRGTWTEGPAALGHRRLAIIDLPGGRQPMTAETPRGTIALVYSGETYNYTELRRELTGRGHKFTTDSDTEVVLRGYLEWGERLAERLNGMYAFAVWDGRENKLVMIRDRMGIKPFYFYETPDGVLFGSEPKAILANPLAKPRVTLDGLRELFTIVKTPGHAVWDGMQEVEPGTVVTVDRGGLRQRAYWTLETRPHTDDRGTTIATVRSLLDDIVRRQLVSDVPRCTLLSGGLDSSAMTAIAARQLGEQGETVRSFAVDFVGQTENFVADEMRGTPDAPYVHDVAQAAGTDHRDIVLDSNDLADPEVRARVIRARDIPAGFGDMDASLYLLFRAIREQSTVALSGESADEVFGGYLQFFDEEARSADTFPWLVRMSQHFGDDSDVLRGDLSGALDLDGYVRDSYAGAVRGIKRLAGESDFEYRMRKMCHLHLTRFVRVLLDRKDRTSMAVGLEVRVPFCDHRLVEYVYNTPWSLKSFDGREKSLLREATADVLPKSVYDRVKSPYPSTQDPKYAVALQNHAKDLLAQPSHRVFDLVDRERVTRAAHRDAPQITQASRRGLERTLDLALWLDLYSPELTLS; this is encoded by the coding sequence ATGTGTGGCATCACCGGCTGGGTCTCCTTCGATCGCGACCTGCGCGCTTCGGCCGACACATTGGATGCGATGACGCAGACGATGGAGTGCCGCGGCCCGGACGACCGCGGTACCTGGACCGAGGGGCCCGCGGCGCTCGGCCACCGCAGGCTCGCGATCATCGACCTGCCGGGCGGACGTCAGCCGATGACCGCCGAGACACCGCGCGGCACCATCGCCCTCGTGTACTCCGGCGAGACGTACAACTACACGGAACTCCGCCGCGAACTGACCGGACGCGGCCACAAGTTCACCACCGACTCCGACACCGAGGTCGTGCTGCGCGGCTACCTGGAGTGGGGCGAGAGGCTGGCCGAGCGGCTCAACGGCATGTACGCGTTCGCCGTCTGGGACGGCCGCGAGAACAAGCTCGTGATGATCAGGGACCGCATGGGCATCAAGCCCTTCTATTTCTACGAGACTCCGGACGGCGTCCTGTTCGGTTCCGAGCCCAAGGCGATCCTCGCCAATCCGCTCGCGAAGCCGCGGGTGACGCTCGACGGACTGCGGGAGCTCTTCACCATCGTGAAGACACCGGGGCACGCCGTCTGGGACGGGATGCAGGAGGTGGAGCCGGGCACCGTGGTGACCGTCGACCGCGGCGGACTGCGGCAGCGGGCGTACTGGACGCTGGAGACCCGCCCGCACACGGACGACCGCGGCACGACGATCGCGACCGTGCGCTCGCTCCTCGACGACATCGTGCGGCGCCAGCTCGTCTCCGACGTCCCGCGCTGCACGCTGCTGTCCGGTGGCCTCGACTCGTCCGCCATGACGGCGATCGCCGCGCGGCAGCTCGGCGAACAGGGCGAGACCGTACGCAGCTTCGCCGTGGACTTCGTGGGCCAGACGGAGAACTTCGTCGCCGACGAGATGCGCGGCACGCCCGACGCCCCGTACGTGCACGACGTGGCGCAGGCCGCCGGCACCGATCACCGCGACATCGTCCTCGACTCGAACGATCTGGCCGACCCGGAGGTCCGGGCCCGGGTGATCCGGGCCCGTGACATCCCCGCGGGCTTCGGCGACATGGACGCGTCGCTCTATCTGCTGTTCCGGGCGATCAGGGAGCAATCGACGGTCGCCCTGTCGGGCGAGTCCGCAGACGAGGTGTTCGGCGGCTACCTCCAGTTCTTCGACGAGGAGGCCCGCAGCGCCGACACGTTCCCGTGGCTGGTGCGCATGTCCCAGCACTTCGGCGACGACTCCGACGTCCTGCGCGGGGACCTGTCCGGCGCCCTCGACCTGGACGGATACGTCCGCGACAGCTACGCGGGTGCCGTGCGCGGCATCAAACGCCTGGCCGGCGAGAGCGACTTCGAGTACCGGATGCGCAAGATGTGCCATCTGCACCTGACCCGGTTCGTGCGGGTCCTGCTCGACCGCAAGGACCGCACGAGCATGGCCGTCGGCCTGGAGGTGCGGGTCCCGTTCTGCGACCACCGCCTCGTCGAGTACGTGTACAACACGCCCTGGTCGCTCAAGTCGTTCGACGGCCGGGAGAAGAGCCTGCTGCGCGAGGCGACCGCGGACGTGCTGCCGAAGTCGGTGTACGACCGGGTGAAGAGCCCGTATCCCTCGACGCAGGACCCGAAGTACGCCGTCGCGCTCCAGAACCACGCGAAGGATCTGCTCGCCCAGCCCTCGCACCGGGTGTTCGACCTGGTCGACCGGGAGCGGGTGACCCGGGCCGCGCACCGTGACGCACCGCAGATCACGCAGGCGTCCCGGCGCGGGCTCGAACGCACGCTGGACCTCGCGCTCTGGCTCGACCTGTACAGCCCGGAGCTGACCCTTTCGTGA